A DNA window from Sulfitobacter sp. BSw21498 contains the following coding sequences:
- a CDS encoding Lrp/AsnC family transcriptional regulator → MIALDDIDHRLIRSLARDATQSAGALGRHLGLSQPATWRRIKRLEDAGILRGKRLRLNREALGFGVTVFLGVKLATKGRVSLEDFERAVSAIPEVQTVEHVLGLYDYRLRVVARDLADFERVLRRRVMTLPGAGAVEANVLLSEERLTGPMGL, encoded by the coding sequence TGATTGCGCTGGATGATATAGACCACCGGCTGATCCGGTCACTTGCACGGGATGCGACCCAAAGTGCGGGGGCCTTGGGCCGCCATCTGGGCCTGTCGCAGCCTGCCACATGGCGGCGGATCAAACGGCTGGAGGACGCAGGTATCCTGAGGGGCAAGCGGCTGAGATTGAACCGCGAAGCCTTGGGGTTTGGCGTGACCGTCTTTCTTGGCGTTAAGCTTGCCACCAAGGGCCGTGTGAGCCTTGAGGATTTCGAACGCGCGGTCAGCGCCATCCCCGAGGTGCAAACCGTGGAGCACGTCTTGGGGCTTTATGACTATCGCTTGCGGGTCGTCGCGCGGGATCTGGCAGACTTTGAGCGGGTTCTGCGGCGGAGGGTCATGACGTTGCCGGGGGCGGGTGCGGTAGAGGCAAACGT